In Streptomyces sp. NBC_01551, one DNA window encodes the following:
- a CDS encoding bifunctional DNA primase/polymerase, with the protein MGFTIGGSRSTREFRSGTRRRGRTSECTAVAEYTGLWGWDAVPGARAAAPARDCSCGHMNCGAPGAHPLDFAPTVKAGATLDEVTEAWGEYPGAAVLLPVGRAFDVIEVSAEAGRRALVRLERMGLPLGPVTATPDGRAQFFVAPGAAAELPQLLYRMGWDDADLDLRALGLGAFVTAPPSDFAGLGPVSWLRPPALDSAGGPPEARLLLGTLAYLCHRFRR; encoded by the coding sequence ATGGGCTTCACGATCGGCGGCAGTCGCAGCACCAGGGAATTCCGTTCCGGCACTCGGCGTCGCGGCCGGACCTCGGAGTGCACGGCGGTGGCGGAGTACACCGGGCTGTGGGGCTGGGACGCGGTCCCCGGCGCCCGCGCCGCGGCCCCCGCCCGCGACTGTTCCTGCGGTCATATGAATTGCGGCGCGCCCGGGGCGCATCCGCTGGACTTCGCTCCCACCGTCAAGGCCGGGGCCACCCTGGACGAGGTCACCGAGGCCTGGGGCGAGTACCCCGGCGCTGCGGTGCTGCTCCCGGTGGGCCGCGCCTTCGACGTCATCGAGGTCTCCGCGGAGGCCGGGCGGCGCGCGCTGGTGCGGCTGGAGCGGATGGGCCTGCCGCTCGGCCCGGTCACCGCGACCCCGGACGGCCGGGCGCAGTTCTTCGTGGCCCCGGGCGCCGCGGCGGAGCTGCCGCAGCTGCTGTACCGGATGGGCTGGGACGACGCGGACCTCGACCTGCGCGCCCTCGGCCTCGGCGCCTTCGTCACCGCGCCGCCGTCCGACTTCGCCGGGCTCGGCCCGGTCAGCTGGCTGCGGCCGCCGGCGCTGGACTCGGCGGGCGGCCCGCCGGAGGCCCGGCTGCTGCTCGGCACCCTCGCGTACCTCTGCCACCGCTTCCGCCGCTAG